CCGAGAAAGCCCTGGCACCACTGGCCCAGCGCCGCGGCGCGCTCGGCCAGCGGCGCGTCGTCGGAGGGCAGCAGCAGGACCACGGTGACGTCGTCACCGGTCAGCTCGCCGCGCACCATTTCCTGCAGGCCGATCAGCGCCTGGCGCACGTTTTCAGGCGCCTCGACGCCGAGCAGCTCGGTGGCGTCGACCAGCCAGGGGTCGGCTTCGAAGCCCGCGCCGGCACAGCTACGGCCCAGCAACAGGCCATGCAGTTCGGCAGGCGAAACGGAGGAACCACCACTGGCGAGCAGGGCAGCGAATGCAGCGTAGGGAGAACTGGAAGTCGGCATCGATCACTAGGCGCCAGGGGGCGCAATCACTAGAATGGAGGCTTTCTATCCTAGCATCGGCAGGCGCGCCAAGACCATCGGCCGGTTTGCACTGGCGAGCCGCTGGATCTATACACTGCGCACATTCTGCCAAAGCGAGAGCCAATGGAAGACGCCGACCTACACGCCCTGACGGCGAAGCTGGAATTGCTGATCCAGCGCGTCGAGCGACTCAAGGCACAAAATCGCCTCTTGCTGGAAAGCGAGCAGGCGTGGCGCGAAGAACGCGCTCATCTGATCGAAAAGAACGAAATGGCTCGGCACAAGGTCGAATCGATGATTTCGCGCCTCAAAGCCCTGGAGCAGGACTCATGACCCAATCGAATACCGTTACCGTTCAGATTCTGGACAAAGAATACTGCATCGCCTGCCCCGCCGATGAGCGTAGCAACCTGCAGAACGCTGCCCGCTACCTGGACGGCAAGATGCGGGAGATCCGCAGCGGCGGCAAGGTCATCGGCGCCGACCGGGTCGCGGTGATGGCCGCCCTGAACATCACCCACGATCTGCTGCACAAGCAACAGCACCTCGACAAGCAGGCCACGGTCACCCGCGATCACGTGCGCGACCTGCTCGGCCGGGTCGACCATGCCCTGCAGGACGACAACGATGGCCGCGGCGCCTGACCAACGGTCGACCTTTTTTGTTATACTGGCCGCAGCTCCCTGGAGTGTGCGCCAGTTGGTTGATGTCCCTGAGCCGATACGCACAACCCCGGGGGTTGTCAGTTGAGGCCGGTGTGCATGTCCGCTTGACGGAAAGCCTTAAGGTTTCCTGCAACCTCCACCTTGAACTTTCGGGTTCAAGGGCTAAATCGACAGCGGCATGCTGGGGAGTCATAAAATTGCAGCCCGCTGCTGGCCCAGGCCAGCAGCGGGCTTTTTATTGGCTGCATGCCGGCCAGCGCTGCAGAATACAGGGCTCAGCAAGAAGAGACGAAGGATCGGCCGATGATCGAAGCCAGCAACCTGACCCGCGCCCAGCTGCGCCGCGCGCTGCGCAAAACCCGTCGTGAGCTGCCAAGGGCTGCGCAACGCCAGGCGGCCGTGGCGCTGTATCGCCAACTGGCCCAGCATCCCATCTTCCGCCGTGCGCGTAGCGTCGCCCTGTACCTGGCCAATGATGGTGAGATCGACCCGCACCTGCTGTTCAAAGCCGCCCATGCGCGCGGCAAGCAGGTGTACCTGCCGGTACTGAAATCCTGGCCGCGCACCAGCATGGTGTTCCAACGTCTCGATGTGCACGAAAAACTGGCGGCCAATCGCTTCGGTATTCCCGAACCGCGCCGCCACGCCAAGCGCCAGCGCAAGATCTGGACCCTGGACCTGATTCTCTTGCCCCTGGTGGGCTTCGATCAGCACGGCGGTCGGCTCGGTATGGGCGGCGGCTTCTACGATCGCAGCCTGGCCTATCGCGCACGGCGCAAAAATTGGCACAAACCGACACTGCTCGGACTGGCCCACCGCTGCCAGCAGGTGGGCAGACTGGCCATGGCCAGCTGGGACGTACCGCTGGATGCCACCGTGACCGATGGCGGCTGGTACTAGCGCCGCCGCGTCAACGCCCGGCTCGAATGTCCTCGGCAGGCGGTTTATTCTGCTGCCACAGGCTTTGCGTATAGCCCGTGGTCACCATGCCAAGGCTGAATATCAGCACTAGCATCCACAGCAAATCAGGCTTGCGCCGCATACCTCCACCTCCAACCGAATGACCCGTCACGCAGCCCCTGCAGCGCACCGACTCCGAGAGCAAAGTTCATGCCCTTTTGGCTGATGAAATCCGAACCCGACGAACTGTCCATCCATGACCTGCAGCGCCTGGGCAAGACCCGCTGGGATGGCGTGCGCAATTACCAGGCGCGCAACTTCATCCGCAGCATGCAGGCCGGCGATCAGTTCCTGTTCTATCACTCCAGCTGCCCGCAGCCTGGCGTGGCCGGCATCGCCCATATCGAAAGCGAGCCCTACCCGGATCCCGCCGCGCTGGACCCACAAAGTCATTACTTCGACGCCAAGGCCAGCGCCGACAAGAACCCGTGGACGGCCATCGACGTGAGCTTCGTGGAGGCGTTCAGGCAGGTCATCCCCCTAGCCGAACTGAAGGCGCAAACGGCGCTGGCAGACCTGGCACTGGTGCACAAAGGCAGTCGCCTGTCGGTGATGCCGGTTACCGAAGCGCAGTGGACGGCGATCCTGCTGCTGAAGTGATCAGCCCTGCAGGATCAGGTTGTTGAACAGCAGGTCCTCGACCAGCGGCTGGCCTTCCTCCTCGGTCAGCACCTGCTGCACCTGCTTGAGGGCTTCCTGGCGCAGTTTTTCCTTGGCATCCGGGGTGGCCAGATTCTCTTCGGTCTGCTGGGAAAACAGCATCACCAGCTGATTGCGGATCAGCGGCTCATGGTGAGTGACCTTGGCCTCGGCGTCGGCACCGGTGACGCGCAATGCCACGTCGGCCTTGTAGTACTTGAGCTTGGGCCCGGCACCAAAGTTGCCGACCAGCGCAGGCGTCAGGCTGTGGTAGATCACCTGGGGCACGGCGCCCTCACCTTCGCCTTCCTTCTTTTCTTCGTTGGCGAACGCCGGGATCGACAGTGCGCAGGCAAGCAGAAGCGTGATGAGGGTTTTCACGGGGGCAATCTCCATTGGGTCGCTGGCAAGCATAGCAACGCGCGGCGCAGACCCCAATGCTTATGGCGGGTTATCAGACGGGGCCATGCTCGTTGACCGGCCATCCGCCCCACCTAAACTGCAGGCCTACTCCGCTCGAGGTATACCGCGATGAAAGCACTGCTCTGCAAAGCCTTCGGCCCCGCCGCAACGCTGGTACTGGAGGATGTCGACAGCCCCCGCCTGAAAGGCAACGAGGTGCTGATCGAGGTGCAGGCCGCCGGGGTGAATTTCCCGGACACGCTGATCATCGAAGGCAAGTACCAGTTCAAACCGCCCTTCCCGTTCTCGCCCGGCGGCGAAGTCGCCGGCGTCGTCAGCGCCGTGGGCGACAAGGTCGTCCACCTGAAGACGGGCGACCGGGTGATGGCCCTGACGGGCTGGGGCGGCTTCGCCGAGCAGGTCGCCGCGCCGGCCTACAACGTGCTGCCGGTGCCCGAGAGCATGGAGCTGAACATCGCCGCCGCATTCGGCATGACCTACGGCACCTCGATGCATGCACTGCACCAGCGCGCCAACCTGCAGCCCGGCGAAACCTTGCTGGTGCTCGGCGCAGCGGGCGGCGTGGGCCTGGCGGCGGTAGAAATCGGCAAGGCCATGGGCGCCCGGGTGATCGCCGCCGCCAGCAGCGCCGAAAAGCTGGAAGTGGCGCGCACTGCCGGCGCCGACGCGCTGATCAACTACAGCGAGCAAAGCCTCAAGGACGAGGTGAAAAGACTCACCAATGGTCAGGGCGTCGACGTGATCTACGATCCAGTCGGTGGGCCGCTGTTCGAGGAGGCGTTTCGCTGCATGGCCTGGAACGGCCGTTTCCTGGTCGTCGGCTTCGCCGCTGGCGGCGGCATTCCGGCGCTGCCGGCCAACCTGCCGCTGCTCAAGGGCGCCGCCCTGGTCGGCGTGTTCTGGGGCTCGTTCGCCGGGCGCCAACCGGCAGACAATGCCGACAACTTCCGCCAGCTGTTCGCCTGGCATGCCGAGGGCAAGCTCAAGCCGCTGGTATCGCAGACCTTCCCGCTGGAGCGTGGTGGCGAGGCAATCGCTGCCCTCGGCCAGCGCAAGGCCGTCGGCAAGCTGGTGGTGACCGTTCGCTGACGAGGGCGCGCCAACGCCTGAAAACAGCAAGCCGCCCGAGGGCGGCTTTTCGTTCAACCCCGCGGCGCGTAGGCGAATACGTCGGCACGCATCTGGTGGGCGTCCATCCCCGCGCCCACCAGCGCATCCAGCGTTGCATAGACCATGCTCGGTGAACCGCTGGCGTAGACGTGCAGCGCACGCAGCTCCGCGAAGTCTTCACGAACGGCCTCGTGCAACAGGCCGCAGCGGCCCTGCCAACCGCACTGGTCGCTGACCACCCGATGCAGAGACAGGTTGGGAAGCGCCTGCCACTCGTCCCAATGGGGCAATTGGTAGAAGTCTTCAGGACGCCGCGCGCCCCAGTACAGATGCACCGGGTGCTGGAAACCCCGCGAGCGGCATTCCTCGATCAGGCTGTGCATCTGCGCCATGCCGGTACCCGCGGCGATCAGCACCAAGGGCCCGTCTGGCAGCTCGGCCAGGTGGGCATCGCCGAACGGCAGCTGCACACGCGCCGTGCCCTGCTCGCGCAGCTGCTGCAGCAGGTTTAGCGCACTCGCTTCGCGCCCCAGAATGTGCAGCTCTAGATCACGGCCCTGCTGCGGTGCCGAGGCCAGGGAAAAGGCCGACTTCTCGCCATCCTGACGCTCGATTAGCAGGTACTGGCCGGCGTGGTAGCGTGGCGGCTTGCCGGCCGGCGCACGCAGCAGCACACGCCACACGTCGCCACCGGCCTCGATGCAATCCAGCACTTGGCAACCCAGGCTGCGCACCGGCAGTTCGCCGGGCAGCAGCACGCCGTCCCAGTGCAGCACGCAGTCTTCCAGCGGCTCGGCGATGCAGGTGTACAGCTCGCCATGGTCCAGCTCGGCGCCGTTCTGGCGCACGCGGCCCTCCACCAGCAGCGCGGCGCAGACATGGCAATTGCCGTTGCGACAGCTTTGCGGACAGCTGTAGCCCAGGCGTCGGGCGGCATCCAGGATGGCCTCGCCGGCGTCGACATCGAGCACTGCGCCGGAGGGTTGCAGGGTGACCTTCATCAATCGATTCCCAACTCGCTCCAGATTTCATCGACCCGCCTGGTGACCGCTTCGTCCTTGACGATGGCGCGGCCCCACTCGCGACTGGTCTCCCCCGGCCACTTGTGTGTGGCATCCAGGCCCATCTTCGAGCCCAGGCCGGAGATCGGCGAGGCGAAATCCAGGTAGTCGATCGGCGTATTCTCGATCATCACCGTGTCGCGCTTGGGATCCATGCGCGTGGTGATGGCCCAGATCACGTCGTTCCAGTCGCGGGCATCGATGTCGTCATCGGTGACGATAACGAACTTGGTGTACATGAACTGTCGCAGGAACGACCACACACCGAGCATCACGCGCTTGGCGTGGCCCGGGTACTGCTTCTTCATGGTCACCACCGCCATGCGGTAGGAACAGCCTTCCGGCGGCAGGTAGAAGTCGGTGATCTCGGGGAACTGCTTCTGCAGAATCGGCACGAACACTTCGTTCAGCGCCACCCCGAGAATCGCCGGTTCATCTGGTGGCCGGCCGGTGTAGGTGCTGTGGTAGATCGGCTCGCGACGGCGGGTGATGCGCTCGACGGTGAACACCGGGAAGGTGTCGACCTCGTTGTAGTAACCGGTATGGTCGCCATAGGGGCCTTCCGGCGCAGTCTCGCCGGGGTGGATCACGCCCTCGAGGACGATCTCGGCACTGGCCGGCACCTGCAGGTCGCTGCCGATGGCCTTGACCAGCTCGGTGCGATGGCCGCGCAACAGACCGGCGAAGGCGTATTCGGAGAGGGTATCGGGTACCGGCGTGACGGCACCAAGGATGGTCGCCGGGTCCGCGCCCAGGGCCACGCACACCGGATAGGGTTTGCCCGGATGTTTCTGGCACCATTCGCGATAATCCAGCGCACCGCCGCGGTGGCTGAGCCAGCGCATGATCACCTTGTTGCGGCCGATCACCTGCTGACGGTAGATACCGAGGTTCTGGCGCTCCTTGTTGGGCCCCTTGGTGATGGTCAGGCCCCAGGTGATCAGCGGCGCCACGTCGCCCGGCCAGCAATGCTGGATCGGCAATTTGGCCAGATCGACATCGTCGCCCTCCTCGATTACTTCATGGCAGGGCGCATCCTTGAGCACCTTGGGCGCCATGCTGATGACCTTCTTGAAGATCGGCAGCTTGTTCCAGGCATCCTTGAGGCCCTTCGGCGGCTCGGGCTCCTTGAGAAAGGCCAGCAGCTTGCCGATTTCGCGCAGCTCGGAAACGTCCTCGGCGCCCATGCCCAGCGCCACGCGCTTGGGCGTGCCGAACAGATTGCCGAGTACCGGAACGCTGTGGCCGGTGGGGTTCTCGAACAGCAGTGCCGGGCCGCCCTTGCGCAGGGTACGGTCGCACACTTCGGTCATTTCCAGGATCGGCGATACCGGCGCCGTGATGCGCTTGAGCTCGCCGCGCGCTTCCAGGCCGCGGATAAAGTCGCGCAGATCGCGATACTGCATGCTGGAACCTCACTCGAATCGGGGCGCAAAGTTTAGCGCCGAAGTCGGACTTGCAGAACAATGTCGATACTACAGACAAACAAAAGCCGGGTTTCCCCGGCTTTTTGTGCCACCAGTAAGTGCTGGATCCTAGCGAACGAAGGTCAGGCGAGCCGGTTTTCAACGGCACTTGGCATTCGCGCGGCAGATCCGCTTACTTGCGCTTCATGGACATGAAGAACTCGTCGTTGGTCTTGGTAGCCTTGAGCTTGTCGATCAGGAACTCGATGGCGGCGATTTCGTCCATCGGGTGCAGCAACTTGCGCAGGATCCACATGCGCTGCAGTTCGTCTTCGGCGGTCAGCAACTCTTCGCGGCGGGTACCGGCGCGGTTGATGTTGATGGCCGGAAATACGCGTTTTTCGGCAATACGACGATCCAGGGGCAGCTCCATGTTGCCGGTACCCTTGAATTCTTCGTAGATCACTTCGTCCATCTTCGAGCCGGTTTCCACCAGCGCGGTGGCGATGATGGTCAGCGAGCCGCCTTCCTCGATGTTACGCGCGGCGCCGAAGAAGCGTTTCGGCTTCTCCAGGGCATGGGCGTCGACACCACCGGTCAGCACCTTGCCGGAGCTCGGGATCACGGTGTTGTAGGCGCGGGCCAGACGGGTGATGGAGTCGAGCAGGATGACCACGTCCTTCTTGTGCTCGACCAGGCGCTTGGCCTTCTCGATGACCATCTCGGCAACCTGCACGTGGCGGGTCGGCGGCTCGTCGAAGGTGGAGGCAACCACTTCGCCGCGCACGGTGCGCTGCATCTCGGTCACTTCTTCCGGGCGCTCGTCGATCAGCAGAACGATCAGGTGGCACTCGGGGTTGTTACGGGTGATGTTCGAGGCGATGTTCTGCAGCATGATGGTCTTGCCCGCTTTCGGCGGGGCGACGATCAGGCCGCGCTGGCCCTTGCCGATCGGCGCGCAGAGGTCGATCACGCGGCCGGTGATGTCCTCGGTGGAGCCATTGCCAGCTTCCATGGTCAGGCGCTGGTTCGGGAACAGGGGCGTCAGGTTCTCGAACAGGATCTTGTTTTTGGCGTTTTCCGGACGGTCGAAGTTGATGCTGTCGACCTTGAGCAGGGCGAAGTAACGCTCGCCTTCCTTCGGCGGGCGGATCTTGCCGACGATGGTGTCACCGGTACGCAGGTTGAAGCGGCGGATCTGGCTCGGCGAGACGTAGATGTCATCGGGGCCGGCGAGATAGGAAGCGTCTGCGCTGCGCAAGAAGCCGAAGCCGTCCTGGAGGATCTCCAGCACGCCGTCACCGGAAATTTCTTCACCGCCTTTGGCGTGTTTTTTCAACAGCGAGAAGATCACGTCCTGCTTGCGCGAGCGGGCCATGTTCTCGATGCCCATCTGCTCGGCCATTTCCAGCAGTTCGGTAATCGGCTTTTGCTTGAGTTCAGTCAGATTCATATAGGAATGACGTATTTATAAGAGGAGGGAATGGTAAGCATTGAGCTTGAGAGGCCGCACCGCGAGGAGGCGACAGGCGCCCGCTTTATTGTCGAATGTTCGATTAGGAATGCGTCGGCAGCGGCGTGCAGGGGGTCACTTAGGAAAAGCGACGGCCCCGAATGTAACATCGGCTTTGCGAAGGCGTCTAGCCTTCAGGCAGAAAAAAGCCCCGTTGTCTACGGGGCTTTTCGGCGACGCTTACAGGTTGGCGTCGATGAAGGCAGCCAGCTGCGACTTGGACAGGGCGCCGACCTTGGTGGCTTCGACGCTGCCGTTCTTGAACAGCATCAGGGTCGGGATGCCGCGCACGCCATACTTGGGCGGCGTGTCCTGGTTTTCGTCGATGTTCAGTTTGCAGACCTTCAGCTTGCCCTGGTACTCCTTGGAGATTTCATCCAGCACCGGGGCGATCATCTTGCACGGGCCGCACCACTCGGCCCAGTAGTCGACCAGTACCGGCCCGTCTGCCTGGATGACGTCCTGGTCGAAGCTGGCATCGCTTACATTGGTGATGAATTCACTCATGGGAAGTCTCCGTGTTGGCACGCATAACGATAAAAGTGGCGGCCATGATAGCCCGGCTCGCGTGACACAGGAAGGCGCCCGCCATTGAGCTTAGCCATAGAGGCTATCGATACGGCCAATGGGCGAGGCCGCGCAGATTGCGTAAGGGAGGCGGCCCGATGGCAGCTGGCGCAGTGCCTGCGCGCGCGTATCCGTTGGCGTGCGCGGCCTATCGTGGCACGATGGCGGGGTTCTGCATCGAGATTGACTGATCATGCCGCAAACCCATTCCGAGTCCTTTCCCCTGGTCGCCGCCATCGACCTGGGCTCCAACAGCTTTCACATGGTGTTGGCCAAGGCCGACCATGGCGAGATCCGTATCCTCGAACGGCTCGGTGACAAGGTACAGCTGGCGGCGGGCATCGACGAACAGCGCCAGCTCAGCGAAGAGGCCATGCAACGCGGCCTCGATTGCCTGAGCCGCTTCGCCCAACTGACCAACAGCCTGCCCCAGGGCGCGGTGCGCATCGTCGGCACCAACGCCCTGCGCGAGGCGCGCAACCGCGCCGAATTCATCCGCCGTGCCGAGGCGCTGTTGGGTCACCAGGTGGAAGTCATCTCCGGGCGCGAGGAAGCGCGCCTCATCTATCTGGGCGTCTCCCATTCGATCGCCGATACCCCGGGTAAGCGCCTGGTCGCCGATATCGGCGGCGGCAGTACCGAATTCATCATCGGCCAGCGCTTCGAGCCGTTGCTGCGCGAAAGCCTGCAGATGGGCTGCGTCAGCTACACGCAGCGTTATTTCAAGGATGGCAAGATCACCCCGGCTCGCTACGCCCAGGCCTATACGGCGGCGCGTCTGGAGATCATGGGCATCGAACACGGTCTGACCCGCCTCGGCTGGCAGGACGCGGTGGGCGCCTCGGGCACCATCAAGGCCATCGGCCTGGCGATCCAGTCCGCGGGGCTGAGCAACAACGGCGAAGTCACCGCCGAAGGCCTGGCCTGGCTCAAGCGCAAGGCGTTCAAGTGCGGCGATGTCGAGCGCCTTGACCTCGATGGTCTGAAACCCGACCGCCGGCCGATCTTCCCGGCCGGGCTGGCGATTCTGGAAGCCATCTTCGACGCCTGCGAACTGAACCGCATGAGCCACTCCGAAGGCGCATTGCGCGAAGGCGTGCTCTACGACCTGCTCGGCCGTCATCAACACGAAGACGTGCGCGAGCGCACCCTGTCGGCGTTCATGGAGCGCTACCATGTCGACCAGGAACAGGCGGCGCGGGTGGAAGCCAAGGCGCTGTCGGCCCTGGACAAGGTCGCCAAGGATTGGGAGCTGACCGACGACTGGCACCGCGAACTGCTCAGCTGGGCTGCCAAGGTGCACGAAGTCGGCCTGGACATCGCCCACTATCAGTACCACAAGCACGGCGCCTACCTGATCGAGCACTCCGACCTGGCCGGCTTCTCGCGCCAGGATCAGCAGATGCTCGCCCTGCTGGTGCGTGGCCACCGCCGCAACATCCCCCGGGAAAAGCTCACCGAGTTCGGCGCCGAGGGCGTCAAGCTGGTGCGCCTGTGCGTACTGCTGCGCTTCGCCATCCTGTTCCACCACATTCGTGGCAGCCAGAACATGCCCAGCGTGCGCCTGAAGGTCGGCCCGTCCAGCCTGGCCATCGAGTTTCCCCAGGGCTGGCTGGCGGCCAACCCGCTGACCCAGGCGGATTTCGAAAGCGAAGCCGAATGGCTCAAGCGCATCGACATGACCCTGACCGTCAGCTGACGGGGGCGCCTGGATCAGGCGCCTGAGGGCTCCCACTCGATAACCAGACCTTCCTGGCGGGCGAACCGTGGCAGGTGATCGTCGAGCACCGCGCGGATGCGCGCCGCGGCGCCTTCATCCGGCGCCTCGCAGGCGAAACGTAGCCCCTGCGCATCGGCGTACATCCGGCACAGCCCGAACGGAAAATCGGCTCTGGCCTGGTGCTCATCGAACTCGACAGCGATCTTGTGACGAAAATGCTTGCACAGCTTGGTCATGTACAGCGTGGCCGAAGCGGTGGCCACGGCGCCTTGAAATCGCATCATGCAGGGCTCTCACGGTCTGGTTTCTTATGGGGGGCGCAATGGGCGGCGCGGGCGACGTCCTCCTGCGCCGCCTGGCTCAGAAGGCGTAGCTCAGGCTGGTGTAGAAGGTCCGCCCCGGCTCGTTGTAGGTGTAGGCGCCCGCCTGTACGGCATTGCCTTCGCGGTACAGGCGCTTGTCGAAAAGGTTGTTGACGCCTGCGCCGACGCTCCAGCCGTCGCCCAGCCGATAACTGCCGCCGAGCCCGGCCAGGGCATAGGGTGATATCTCCCGGCGCGCGTCGCCGCTCAGCAGGTTGCCCTGGTAGTCGTACTTGCCGGGGGTCTGCCGGCCGTACCAGGTTACCGTCGCCTGCAGGACCAGGGGCTCGCTGACCTGCCAGTCGAGCGTCGAGTTGACGGTGAACTCGGGAATGATCGACAGCGGCTCGCCGGTTTGCTTGTTGGTCGACTGCAGCATGTAGGTGAAATTGGTGCTCCAGTCCAGCGCCGGGCCGAGCGGCACCTTGAGGGTGCCTTCCAGGCCCTCGACGACCGCCCGGGGCACGTTTTCCCAGCGGAAGATGTCGGCGTTGGCATAGCCGGCGTTGCTTCCGCCGGTGGCGCTGCCGACCGCCGTTCTGCCGGCCTCGATCTTGTTGCGGTAGTCGTTGCGGAACCAGGTGATACCGGCCACCCAGCCATCACGCTTGAACTCGATGCCCAGCTCCTTGTTGATGCTGGTTTCGGCGTCCAGGCTGTCGTTGCCCTGCAGGTAGCAGCTGCCGCCGGCGCCCCAGCAGCCCTGCCCGCGGCTGTAGAGCAGGTAATTGGGGTTGAGCTGGAACAGGTTGGGGGCCTTGTAGGCGCGGGCGATACCCGCCTTGACCACCAGTTCGTCCGTAAGCTCGTGGGACAGGTTGAGCGACGGGCTCCAGTTGCCGCCCACCACGCTGTGACGGTCGAAACGCAGGCCCGGCGTCAGGGTGGTGCCTGGCCGTAGTTCGATGTTGTCCTCGATGAACACCGAGGCGATGCGCGCCGACGAATCGGTGGGTCGCGAGCTGCCACTGATGCCCGGCACCGAGCCCGCTTCGCTGGTGGTCTGGGTGTTGGAGAACGGGTCATCCATGCGCTGCTCGCTCCACTCGGCGCCGAGCGTCAGCACCTGCTCCAGCGCACCGGAAAGCGGCAGGCTGACCTCGCTATGGGCGGTGGTGCTCTGCAGCTCGATGGTGCCGAACAGGCTGCCGTTGATATTACCTTCCGGCCCGCCGGCCAGGCCTTCCTGCAAGCGACGGTTGCGGGTCTTCTCGTACTGCAGGTAGTTCAGGGTGGTGCCGAATGCCCAGTCACCGTGGTGGGTGATGGCGTAGTTCTCGCGGTAGACCACGTTGGTTTCCCGGCCCAGCCAGGGCGAACGGAAGCCGGCCAGCGCCGCCGAGGCGCTGTTGTTCATGCTGTCGCCGGCGTAGATGTTGCCCTGGCGGCTGAAACCGGCCTCGAGATCGAGGCTCTGCTGGTCGTTCAGGCGCCAGGACAAGAGGCTGTTGATGTCCTTGTTGCGCACGCCTTCGCGGCCCGCTGTGGAACGCGCGGTCGGGTCGATGGTATGGCCGCTGTTGATGTCCTCGTCGTCGGCATCGGTCTTGTTCAGGTTGCCATAGACGCGGTACGACAGGTTCTCCGCCAGCGGCCCGCTGAGGCCGAAGTTGAAGCGCCGCGTGGTGCCCTCCTCGCTGTGTTGCGGCGCGTTGGCGTACAGGCTGAGGTTGCCGTGGTGCTCGAGGTCGGCCTGCCTGGTGATGATGTTGATCACCCCGCCTGCCGCGCCGTTGCCATAACGCGCCGCCGCCGGGCCGCGCAGCACCTCGATGCGCTCGACCTGCTCGGCCGGCACCCAGTTGGTGTCGCCGCGGCTGTCACGGTCACCGCGCCAGCCATAGCGCACCGCGTTGCGCGAACTGATCGGTTTGCCGTCGACCAGGATCAGGGTGTTTTCCGGGCCCATGCCGCGGATGTCGATCTGCCGGTTGTTGCCACGCGCACCGGAGCCGCTGTTGCCGGTCAGGTTGACGCCGGGCTGCTTGCGGATGATATCGGCCAGGTCATTGGCCGGCGGCGCCTTGCGGATGTCCTCGGCACTGATCAGCGAAACCCCTGGCGCCTGCTTGAGCTCCTCCTGGGCCGTGGCCATGACCCGGGTCTCCTCCAGCTCGACGGCCTGATCGACCGGCTCCTGAGCCAGCGCAACCGATCCGCCCGCCAGCAGCATCGCCAGTGCCAGACGATTGAGCGCCCAAACCCCGTGACCTGTGTTCATCAACTGCCTCCTCCCCAAGATAAATACGCAACCGATTCGTATTTGCATGGGGAGATTTTCCCATGGCAAAACAGCCAAAAGGTTTGCGCAAACAACGATGATGTTTGCGCCAGATCAACCCGTCAGGCATTTACGCTTAGGAATCATTTGCATTTAAGCTTCTGGCAGCGTTAGGCTTCCCGGGCGTTTCCGATCAGGGTGCAGGCGAATCCATCCATGGTTCGCGGCCGGCACCTGGCCCGCCACAAGCGGGTACTCGGACTCGCGCCAGCCCTCCTTCATCCGGCTGCTACCGCGCGCCGAATCAGCCCA
Above is a genomic segment from Pseudomonas argentinensis containing:
- the rho gene encoding transcription termination factor Rho, which translates into the protein MNLTELKQKPITELLEMAEQMGIENMARSRKQDVIFSLLKKHAKGGEEISGDGVLEILQDGFGFLRSADASYLAGPDDIYVSPSQIRRFNLRTGDTIVGKIRPPKEGERYFALLKVDSINFDRPENAKNKILFENLTPLFPNQRLTMEAGNGSTEDITGRVIDLCAPIGKGQRGLIVAPPKAGKTIMLQNIASNITRNNPECHLIVLLIDERPEEVTEMQRTVRGEVVASTFDEPPTRHVQVAEMVIEKAKRLVEHKKDVVILLDSITRLARAYNTVIPSSGKVLTGGVDAHALEKPKRFFGAARNIEEGGSLTIIATALVETGSKMDEVIYEEFKGTGNMELPLDRRIAEKRVFPAININRAGTRREELLTAEDELQRMWILRKLLHPMDEIAAIEFLIDKLKATKTNDEFFMSMKRK
- the trxA gene encoding thioredoxin TrxA — encoded protein: MSEFITNVSDASFDQDVIQADGPVLVDYWAEWCGPCKMIAPVLDEISKEYQGKLKVCKLNIDENQDTPPKYGVRGIPTLMLFKNGSVEATKVGALSKSQLAAFIDANL
- the ppx gene encoding exopolyphosphatase, with product MPQTHSESFPLVAAIDLGSNSFHMVLAKADHGEIRILERLGDKVQLAAGIDEQRQLSEEAMQRGLDCLSRFAQLTNSLPQGAVRIVGTNALREARNRAEFIRRAEALLGHQVEVISGREEARLIYLGVSHSIADTPGKRLVADIGGGSTEFIIGQRFEPLLRESLQMGCVSYTQRYFKDGKITPARYAQAYTAARLEIMGIEHGLTRLGWQDAVGASGTIKAIGLAIQSAGLSNNGEVTAEGLAWLKRKAFKCGDVERLDLDGLKPDRRPIFPAGLAILEAIFDACELNRMSHSEGALREGVLYDLLGRHQHEDVRERTLSAFMERYHVDQEQAARVEAKALSALDKVAKDWELTDDWHRELLSWAAKVHEVGLDIAHYQYHKHGAYLIEHSDLAGFSRQDQQMLALLVRGHRRNIPREKLTEFGAEGVKLVRLCVLLRFAILFHHIRGSQNMPSVRLKVGPSSLAIEFPQGWLAANPLTQADFESEAEWLKRIDMTLTVS
- a CDS encoding DUF2218 domain-containing protein, producing the protein MMRFQGAVATASATLYMTKLCKHFRHKIAVEFDEHQARADFPFGLCRMYADAQGLRFACEAPDEGAAARIRAVLDDHLPRFARQEGLVIEWEPSGA
- a CDS encoding TonB-dependent siderophore receptor; this encodes MNTGHGVWALNRLALAMLLAGGSVALAQEPVDQAVELEETRVMATAQEELKQAPGVSLISAEDIRKAPPANDLADIIRKQPGVNLTGNSGSGARGNNRQIDIRGMGPENTLILVDGKPISSRNAVRYGWRGDRDSRGDTNWVPAEQVERIEVLRGPAAARYGNGAAGGVINIITRQADLEHHGNLSLYANAPQHSEEGTTRRFNFGLSGPLAENLSYRVYGNLNKTDADDEDINSGHTIDPTARSTAGREGVRNKDINSLLSWRLNDQQSLDLEAGFSRQGNIYAGDSMNNSASAALAGFRSPWLGRETNVVYRENYAITHHGDWAFGTTLNYLQYEKTRNRRLQEGLAGGPEGNINGSLFGTIELQSTTAHSEVSLPLSGALEQVLTLGAEWSEQRMDDPFSNTQTTSEAGSVPGISGSSRPTDSSARIASVFIEDNIELRPGTTLTPGLRFDRHSVVGGNWSPSLNLSHELTDELVVKAGIARAYKAPNLFQLNPNYLLYSRGQGCWGAGGSCYLQGNDSLDAETSINKELGIEFKRDGWVAGITWFRNDYRNKIEAGRTAVGSATGGSNAGYANADIFRWENVPRAVVEGLEGTLKVPLGPALDWSTNFTYMLQSTNKQTGEPLSIIPEFTVNSTLDWQVSEPLVLQATVTWYGRQTPGKYDYQGNLLSGDARREISPYALAGLGGSYRLGDGWSVGAGVNNLFDKRLYREGNAVQAGAYTYNEPGRTFYTSLSYAF